From Drosophila nasuta strain 15112-1781.00 chromosome X, ASM2355853v1, whole genome shotgun sequence, one genomic window encodes:
- the LOC132797205 gene encoding LOW QUALITY PROTEIN: polyhomeotic-proximal chromatin protein (The sequence of the model RefSeq protein was modified relative to this genomic sequence to represent the inferred CDS: deleted 1 base in 1 codon; substituted 2 bases at 2 genomic stop codons), with protein MEQPSILVKILHSIPHVNYTFRRVNDTFNPDSDVYLESLGILASIPAGLLILSLLGLLLYLLTRCCDRKQRKPSAQRCQSCSLVIITLMTCAAIGLGLYGNDDFHNGLLQAFSSGKQVESLVLNLKRQTETIKHDLETKMASHNVVLQVEKPQYNQTAVMLLIETARLVRDNTSRAVTSLDNMVLYFMKTKGSENETSLMGILHLGELYESIRWPATLAFLTLLLFLCTVLVIGVARRSRCTLIFFSVSGLFCIIICWLLAGIYLASSVAAGDFCMRPHEYMCRQVGMRSPYVYFLNCGTLRNRFILRLNESRDLVERARESVELIQRMSQDTYPRIDIQRTLHSMDNDLEQTKQNLTSLSTTLDKRAIDRHYAEALHGLCGGGLLGLSLMMVAGLLTSFLLTILVYADSHAWIYLSKRPSMDGDKSETAPLFPASNAPSASISPTAPMSTGTINRTLLHHQQAHGGIGGGGNSSLMAGNGTGGGRGLAGGGINGGAAYRNGTAGLRQGLVASSPQQHQQQQQQSSNNNTSIYHHYNNNHHHNNNSTNTTTTQHRTNSNSTTTTTSAAASLGFNNHRRSPSPPPGYDLVHGTRSGHHTLGRLPSHHQQSASYLPGPNNGKYATLSKQCKTLESNDFYXDSLACSTYAGNSNNNTQHQQQQQQPQQQQQQLQQHLHSSNINQQQQQQLLQQQQQQQHHHGSNTLKNIFASATLPRSTGSSIRSVLSAQTANAMCKSTGNGLDVDGLGDDRDPRDVTNNSFNRFDPKYISIGPKAVRGNNNLNIVAAATANKCATLRHVGRYGGSLKGASPSPNLRSAKTPSIATVSKDYCQQAADCMPQVYAGGSTDMLVPQQQQLQQQQQQQQLQQQLQQQQLQLQQQQQQQQQQQPPPPSQQQQQVAPPPPPPQQQQQQVLQPQPAPPPPPKPKIVNTFTEIPGTTGVGSSYAKEQQQLLALQQQQQQQLLALQQLQQQQQQQQQQQHHPPTTHILPPSAVYSIESSSVYPPATSAAAAAAAATVPTAAPRVQRSLNPASIVNQPLPEIPVQQQPATTPATQQQQQHTKISAQPLCAANLGQYRSLQRPQSTAAQQKLQLVQQQQQQQQQQQQQQQPPSLPPKNRHKNAREANNANHMQMLPPKSASLRQQQSTSFGYERDRDRDRERERDRERERDREREREREREREREREREREREREREREREQRERERERERERPRRAETLDNARSYAEQQLQAQYGGQPMLSSMKKQHSYDTSTYHHQQQQQQQQAAFYQQQQQQQQQQRQHNNNYHHSSSNTTGSSSKHHQQQQQQHQQQLLAEQQQQALFYRSLKRGASAAGNNAAAVAAATAADLYSVTELXECACCGGGVDVVRRATTTTATTTCSSSSIGTSTAATSLHAATAAASASTQTQQQQQLNQAPIPLPPKKHRSQQQQQHLQQQTSCNANLCDDHEYDEYCPQQYETQQQQPRHSSSKQQQQQQRAATFDVADARDYELKRLGNRRSQQQAASSKRNGAAAAAAAAAAAQAAAASEQQQQQHHHRTHDRERSRSDHRIPSYACEDAATALCSAGSMSLLAAANGTQQQQQQQQPQQQSSHRSNHHAQQQQQQQQQQQQQQQRREKTFKV; from the exons AGCCTTGGCATACTGGCCTCGATACCAGCTGGCCTACTGATCCTCTCGCTACTCGGCCTGCTGCTTTATCTGCTAACGCGATGCTGCGATCGCAAACAACGCAAACCGAGCGCTCAGCGTTGCCAGAGCTGTTCTTTGGTCATCATCACGCTGATGACCTGTGCAGCCATTGGACTAG gTTTATATGGCAACGATGATTTCCACAATGGTCTGCTGCAGGCCTTCAGCTCCGGCAAGCAGGTGGAAAGCCTTGTGCTCAATCTTAAACGACAG ACTGAAACCATCAAGCATGATCTCGAAACGAAAATGGCTTCACACAATGTGGTGCTTCAGGTGGAGAAACCGCAGTACAATCAAACGGCTGTCATGCTGCTCATCGAGACAGCGCGTCTGGTGCGCGACAATACATCGCGAGCCGTCACATCGCTGGACAACATGGTCTTGTACTTTATGAAGACCAAGGGCAGCGAGAACGAGACCTCATTGATGGGCATACTGCAT TTGGGTGAACTTTATGAATCGATACGTTGGCCAGCGACTTTGGCTTTCCTCACTCTGTTGCTGTTCCTTTGCACTGTGCTGGTGATTGGTGTTGCACGTCGCTCGCGTTGCACTTTGATCTTCTTCAGTGTTTCGGGACTGTTTTGCATCATCATCTGTTGGCTCTTGGCTGGCATTTATCTCGCCTCAAGCGTTGCCGCCGGCGACTTTTGTATGCGTCCCCATGAGTACATGTGTCGACAGGTGGGCATG CGCAGTCCGTATGTCTATTTCCTCAATTGTGGCACGCTGCGCAATCGCTTCATACTGCGCCTCAACGAGTCGCGCGATCTCGTGGAACGTGCTCGCGAAAGCGTTGAACTCATACAACG CATGAGCCAGGACACGTATCCACGCATCGACATCCAACGCACACTGCACTCGATGGACAACGATCTGGAGCAGACGAAACAGAACTTGACCTCGCTATCGACCACGCTGGACAAACGCGCCATCGATCGCCACTACGCGGAGGCGCTGCACGGACTCTGCGGCGGCGGATTGCTCGGCTTGAGCCTGATGATGGTGGCCGGATTATTGACATCGTTTCTGCTCACGATACTCGTCTATGCGGATTCACATGCCTGGATATATCTCAGCAAGCG GCCGTCGATGGATGGCGACAAATCGGAGACGGCGCCACTGTTTCCCGCCTCGAATGCGCCAAGTGCGAGCATCTCGCCAACGGCTCCGATGAGCACTGGGACAATCAATCGAACGTTGTTGCATCACCAGCAGGCGCATGGCGGCATCGGGGGCGGAGGGAACAGTTCACTGATGGCTGGCAATGGGACTGGAGGGGGGCGTGG CTTAGCGGGCGGTGGCATCAATGGCGGTGCTGCGTATCGCAATGGCACCGCG GGATTGCGACAAGGGTTGGTGGCATCATCTcctcagcaacatcaacaacagcaacaacagtcaagcaacaacaacacatcaatataccaccactacaacaacaaccaccaccacaacaacaacagcaccaacaccacaacaacacagcaTAGAACTAACTCGaactcaacaacaacgacgacgtcggcGGCGGCTTCGTTGGGCTTCAATAATCATCGACGTTCGCCGTCGCCGCCGCCCGGCTATGATTTGGTGCATGGCACAAG ATCTGGCCATCATACGCTGGGTCGATTGCCGTCGCATCATCAGCAATCGGCATCGTATTTGCCGGGGCCAAACAATGGCAAATACGCGACGCTCAGCAAGCAGTGTAAGACGCTTGAATCGAACGATTTCTACTGAGATTCGCTTGCCTGCAGCACGTATGCaggcaatagcaacaacaacacgcagcatcagcagcagcagcagcaaccacaacaacaacagcagcagctgcagcagcacctccacagcagcaacatcaatcagcaacagcaacagcaactgttacaacagcagcagcaacaacaacatcatcatggCAGCAACACACTTAAGAATATCTTTGCCTCCGCAACCTTGCCACGTTCCACAGGCAGCTCGATACGCTCCGTGCTCTCCGCTCAAACAGCGAATGCGATGTGCAAATCGACGGGCAACGGACTCGATGTCGATGGCTTGGGCGATGATCGCGATCCGCGCGATGTCACGAACAACAGTTTCAATCGCTTCGATCCCAAGTACATTAGCATCGGCCCCAAGGCGGtgcgtggcaacaacaatctgAACATTGTGGCCGCCGCGACGGCCAACAAATGTGCCACGCTGCGGCACGTTGGACGCTACGGGGGATCGCTGAAGGGGGCGTCACCGTCGCCAAATTTGCGCAGCGCCAAAACGCCATCGATTGCCACCGTGTCGAAGGATTATTGCCAACAGGCGGCCGATTGCATGCCGCAAGTCTATGCGGGTGGCTCCACGGATATGTTggtgccacagcagcaacagttgcagcagcagcagcaacaacaacagttgcagcaacaactgcagcagcagcaattgcaattgcaacagcagcagcaacaacaacagcaacagcagccgccgcctccctcgcagcaacagcaacaggtggcgccaccgccgccacccccgcagcagcagcagcagcaagtgttGCAGCCACAGCCcgcgccaccgccgccacccAAACCAAAGATAGTCAACACCTTTACGGAAATACCGGGCACCACAGGCGTGGGCAGCTCCTATGCCaaggagcagcaacagttgctcgctctgcagcagcaacaacagcaacagttgctggcgctgcaacagctgcagcagcaacaacagcagcagcagcaacaacaacatcatccaCCGACAACGCACATTCTGCCACCCTCAGCGGTGTACAGCATTGAGAGCAGCAGCGTTTACCCGCCAGCAACATCGGccgcggcagcagcagcagcagccactgtGCCAACGGCAGCGCCACGTGTGCAACGCTCATTGAATCCGGCCTCGATAGTCAATCAACCGTTGCCCGAAATACcagtgcaacagcaaccagcaacgaCGCCggcaacgcagcagcagcagcaacacacaaaGATTTCAGCGCAACCGCTGTGTGCAGCCAACTTGGGGCAATATCGTTCGTTGCAACGACCGCAGTCAACGGCAGCGCAGCAAAAGTTGCAACTggtacagcagcagcagcagcaacaacaacagcagcagcagcagcagcaaccaccaTCGTTGCCGCCAAAGAATCGACACAAGAATGCGAGGGAGGCGAACAATGCGAATCATATGCAAATGTTGCCGCCAAAATCGGCGAGTTTGCGGCAACAGCAATCGACAAGCTTTGGCTACGAGCGggacagagatagagacagagagcgtGAGCGTGACAGGGAAAGAgaacgagacagagagagggaaagggaaagagagagagagcgtgaacgtgaacgtgaaagagaaagagagagagaacgtgaacgtgaacgtgaacgtgagcagcgagagagggaaagagaaagggaaCGCGAGCGACCGCGACGTGCTGAGACGTTGGACAATGCGCGCAGCTATGCggagcaacagttgcaggCGCAATACGGTGGACAGCCGATGCTGAGCAGCATGAAGAAGCAGCACTCCTACGACACGAGTACCTATcaccatcagcaacagcaacaacaacagcaggcggCCTTctaccaacagcaacagcaacaacagcagcagcagcgacagcacaacaacaactatcatcacagcagcagcaacacaactggcagcagcagcaaacaccatcaacagcagcagcagcaacatcaacagcaattgctcgccgaacagcagcaacaagcgcTGTTCTATCGCTCGCTGAAACGTGGCGCCTCAGCAGCAGGCAATAATGCGGCTGCTGTAGCAGCGGCAACCGCTGCTGATTTGTATTCGGTGACGGAATTGTAGGAGTGCGCCTGCTGCGGCGGCGGAGTTGATGTTGTGCGACGTGccacaacgacgacggcgacaacCACATGTTCGTCATCGTCGATTGGCAcgagcacagcagcaacatcgctGCACGCAGCAACGGCGGCAGCCTCAGccagcacacaaacacaacagcagcagcaactcaatCAGGCGCCCATTCCATTGCCGCCCAAAAAGCATCgatcgcagcagcaacagcaacatttgcaACAGCAAACCAGCTGCAATGCAAATTTGTGCGATGACCATGAATACGATGAATACTGTCCGCAGCAATACgaaacgcagcagcaacaaccacgtcacagcagcagcaagcaacagcagcaacaacaacgtgctGCAACctttgatgttgctgatgcgCGCGATTACGAACTGAAGCGTCTCGGCAATCGACGTTCACAGCAACAAGCAGCGAGCAGCAAACGCAATGGCGCAGccgccgctgcagcagcagcagccgcagcacaagcagcagcagccagtgaacaacagcagcagcaacatcatcatcgcACACACGATCGCGAGCGTTCACGTTCTGATCATCGCATACCAAGTTATGCGTGTGAAGATGCTGCCACAGCGTTGTGCAGCGCTGGTTCGATGAGTTTGCTGGCAGCAGCCAATggcacacagcagcagcagcagcagcaacaaccacagcaacagtcgTCGCATCGCAGCAATCATCacgcgcagcagcaacagcaacaacaacagcagcagcagcagcagcaacagcggcgtGAGAAAACCTTCAAAGTATGA